The Bacteroidota bacterium region ATAATAGCCAATATGACCTGCCGAATCCGTCTTGTAGGGTTTGTAATAGTTCGGAGAAATCTTGCTCATATCAGGAGTAAACGAGAAACTGGCCGTGGGAGTCATCACATGCCGGATGGCCTGTATCTTTGAATTCTTGAACTGAATCAAACCATATATTTTCTGGCTCAAGCTGGTAGAAATACTCGGCAAATAGGAATGTGCATATCTCAGGAAATTAATGGTATCTGTTTTCACCCCGCCATAATACTTCTTATTAACTGCATCATATAAGGTATCCGACCAATACTTATGAACATAATTGGTATAAAGTACACCATTATAACTGACATTGGGTGTAATGGTAATAAACTTCATGACTTTGATGCTGGTAGACAAAGGGATGCTTTGTTGATAGCCATTTTGCATGTGCTTAAAAACCTGGTTTGTGAACAAAAGAGAATCGGTGGTAGCAATTCTGTTTTGCAGGCTTGATGAATAGCTCAACCGGATATCTTCCCACCAGCGGCCACCGCTGCTGTTCTTTTTCCTGAAAGGATAAATACTGGTCATATTTAAACTCATGTCAGGCAAGGTAAGGTTGATGGACTTGTTGATGCTGTTTTGTGAATGATTTAAACTGGCCGTAAGGGAAAAAGGAGAATTGGGCCAAATTTTAGAAAACGCCACACTTGATGTTTTTGTGTTGGTTAGATAATTATTCACATTATAAGTATGATCCCTGTCGTAAGACGTGGTACTGAAGTTAACACTGGCACTAAAAGTCTGATAAGGATTTGCCTTGGAATCTTTCCTGTGGCTCCAGGTTATTGCAATATCCTTGCTTTTGGAATATTCTGCTTCCCCTTTTACTCCATTTATATTCTGATAAAAACTGACATTAAAATTTCCACCGTAATTGTACCTTTTTGCATACTTTGAAGCAACTGAAAGTCCCCAGGTACCGCGGGTATAAATATCACCGGTAATAGCCAGATCCATATAATCATTGATAGCGAAATAATAACCTCCCCCACGCAGATAAAAGCCGCGGCTTGACTCTTCCCCGTAAGTAGGCATCAATATTCCCGAGGTAGCTCCTTTATGGTTTGGGAAAAAGCCAAAGGGAATGAAAATCGGCAAAGGCACATCTTCAAGCACCAGGTACGCCGGCCCGGCAATGATCTTATCATTGGGGATTACCATAGCCTTGGTAAGTGCAAGATAAAAATGGGGATGTTCCGCATCGCAGGTGGTATATTTACCGTTTTTCACGTCAATAACCCCATCTGCCTGCTTTTTGGTAATTGCACCATGAAGAAAACCTTCATCCTGCTTTGAAACCACATCCTTGATGAGTGCTTTTTTCGTTTTAAAATTATAGGAAAGAGTCTTGGCATCAAATTCGTCAGAGCCATCTTTAAAAACCGGTTTCCCTGCATCCTGTCCTGTACTGTCGGGCATTCCCTTGGCAAAACATACGCCCTGAGCCATGGCATAATCAATATAGGCTGAAGTCAACTCGGTTTTTCCATACTTCACATCAGCATTGCCATAGAGAAATACTTTCTTGTTTTCCATGTTAATTACCATGGAATCTGTTGCAGTATAATCAATTTGCGATTTTAATTCATCTGAAGAGGATTTCTTTTTCTTCAAAGCTGAAGTGTCTGTCTTAGTTGTATCCTTTTTAGCGATAAGGGTATCCGCTTTAAAAAAAGGTATATATGATGGCTTCCCTATACAAAATCCATTACCGCCACATAAAAATTCCATTCCGGCTCCTGCCAAAAGAAGAATTAAATTTCTTGAAACTCGTAAATACAATTTATATGCTATTTTTGTACCCAAAATTTTCATTTAAAATAAAATTCAAAACTAATAAAAAATTTAAAGATTACATTTTAAAACCGTCTATGCTGAAATTAATAATCAAAAAACATTTCTGTTTTTTACTTTTAATCGGTTTATTTTCAGTGCAAATAAGCACTTGGGCAAAATCTACCGGGAATCTTAAAAGATTTACAGTAGTGATTGATGCCGGTCATGGCGGAAAAGATCCCG contains the following coding sequences:
- a CDS encoding putative LPS assembly protein LptD, whose product is MKILGTKIAYKLYLRVSRNLILLLAGAGMEFLCGGNGFCIGKPSYIPFFKADTLIAKKDTTKTDTSALKKKKSSSDELKSQIDYTATDSMVINMENKKVFLYGNADVKYGKTELTSAYIDYAMAQGVCFAKGMPDSTGQDAGKPVFKDGSDEFDAKTLSYNFKTKKALIKDVVSKQDEGFLHGAITKKQADGVIDVKNGKYTTCDAEHPHFYLALTKAMVIPNDKIIAGPAYLVLEDVPLPIFIPFGFFPNHKGATSGILMPTYGEESSRGFYLRGGGYYFAINDYMDLAITGDIYTRGTWGLSVASKYAKRYNYGGNFNVSFYQNINGVKGEAEYSKSKDIAITWSHRKDSKANPYQTFSASVNFSTTSYDRDHTYNVNNYLTNTKTSSVAFSKIWPNSPFSLTASLNHSQNSINKSINLTLPDMSLNMTSIYPFRKKNSSGGRWWEDIRLSYSSSLQNRIATTDSLLFTNQVFKHMQNGYQQSIPLSTSIKVMKFITITPNVSYNGVLYTNYVHKYWSDTLYDAVNKKYYGGVKTDTINFLRYAHSYLPSISTSLSQKIYGLIQFKNSKIQAIRHVMTPTASFSFTPDMSKISPNYYKPYKTDSAGHIGYYSIFENGIYGTPSMRGRSGNVNLSLRNTLEMKVKQHTDTADVVKKVQLLEYFDFGTNYNIFADSMKWSTISINGGTRLFNQKLDLRFNGTLDPYTLVRTGENTGVRVNRFEFIDHGRLGRLTNANISLGMSFQSQDKTSTSGSGSGADSNPQDREGAQAGPPNRKAAKNASAGDYDYFSIPWSFSFDYELSYYKPYYKSTFTQTFRCNGNFSLTPKWKVGFSSGYDFEQKKMSMTNFNISRDLHCWELTANFVPFGEYRFYEFTINVKSSMLHDLKYNKRQSWQDNNYY